A single region of the Betta splendens chromosome 12, fBetSpl5.4, whole genome shotgun sequence genome encodes:
- the plppr1 gene encoding phospholipid phosphatase-related protein type 1 isoform X2 produces MASNNTLRSYSIIPCFIFVELVIMSCTVLLAYYMECTDLFSVHVQGFFCNDAELMKPYPGAEESSFIPPLILYCVVAAAPTAIIFIGEVSMYVMKSTREALLAQEKTIVTGDCCYLNPLVRRIIRFIGVFAFGLFATDIFVNAGQVVTGGLSPYFLSVCKPNYTGTECRFNHQFIVNGNICTGNPVMVENARRSFPSKDASLSVYSAVYLTMYITSTIKTKSSRLAKPVLCLGTLCSAFLTGLNRVSEYRNHCSDVVAGFILGSAVALFLGICVVNNFRGVHSAAVKQKTEDYRGLPLMTFPRVESPLETLSAQQ; encoded by the exons CTCGTCATCATGTCCTGCACGGTGCTGCTGGCCTACTACATGGAGTGCACCGACCTGTTCAGCGTTCACGTGCAGGGCTTCTTCTGCAACGACGCCGAGCTGATGAAGCCGTACCCCGGCGCCGAGGAGTCCAGCTTCATCCCACCCCTCATCCTGTACTGTGTGGTCGCTGCCGCCCCCACGGCCATA ATTTTCATCGGAGAGGTGTCCATGTATGTGATGAAATCAACCAGGGAGGCTCTCCTGGCCCAGGAGAAAACCATTGTGACGGGAGATTGCTGTTACCTCAACCCACTCGTTCGCCGCATCATACGCTTCATAG GTGTGTTCGCCTTTGGCCTCTTCGCCACCGACATCTTCGTCAACGCCGGCCAGGTGGTGACGGGTGGCCTCTCGCCTTACTTCCTGTCCGTGTGCAAGCCCAACTACACCGGCACCGAGTGTCGCTTCAACCACCAGTTCATCGTCAACGGCAACATCTGCACGGGGAACCCGGTGATGGTGGAGAACGCCCGCAGGTCCTTCCCGTCCAAAGACGCCTCGCTGAGTGTTTACTCCGCTGTTTACCTGACG ATGTacatcaccagcaccatcaaGACCAAGTCCAGTCGTCTGGCCAAGCCCGTGCTCTGCCTGGGGACGCTCTGCTCGGCCTTCCTCACCGGCCTCAACCGGGTCTCGGAATACCGGAACCACTGTTCAGACGTAGTGGCTGGATTTATACTGGGATCCGCAGTGGCTCTGTTTCTG GGTATATGTGTGGTGAACAACTTCAGAGGAGTCCACAGTGCAGCGGTGAAGCAGAAGACTGAGGACTACCGGGGTCTGCCTCTAATGACTTTCCCCCGTGTGGAGAGTCCTCTGGAGACCCTCAGTGCACAG CAATGA
- the plppr1 gene encoding phospholipid phosphatase-related protein type 1 isoform X1, protein MASNNTLRSYSIIPCFIFVELVIMSCTVLLAYYMECTDLFSVHVQGFFCNDAELMKPYPGAEESSFIPPLILYCVVAAAPTAIIFIGEVSMYVMKSTREALLAQEKTIVTGDCCYLNPLVRRIIRFIGVFAFGLFATDIFVNAGQVVTGGLSPYFLSVCKPNYTGTECRFNHQFIVNGNICTGNPVMVENARRSFPSKDASLSVYSAVYLTMYITSTIKTKSSRLAKPVLCLGTLCSAFLTGLNRVSEYRNHCSDVVAGFILGSAVALFLGICVVNNFRGVHSAAVKQKTEDYRGLPLMTFPRVESPLETLSAQNHSASMTEVT, encoded by the exons CTCGTCATCATGTCCTGCACGGTGCTGCTGGCCTACTACATGGAGTGCACCGACCTGTTCAGCGTTCACGTGCAGGGCTTCTTCTGCAACGACGCCGAGCTGATGAAGCCGTACCCCGGCGCCGAGGAGTCCAGCTTCATCCCACCCCTCATCCTGTACTGTGTGGTCGCTGCCGCCCCCACGGCCATA ATTTTCATCGGAGAGGTGTCCATGTATGTGATGAAATCAACCAGGGAGGCTCTCCTGGCCCAGGAGAAAACCATTGTGACGGGAGATTGCTGTTACCTCAACCCACTCGTTCGCCGCATCATACGCTTCATAG GTGTGTTCGCCTTTGGCCTCTTCGCCACCGACATCTTCGTCAACGCCGGCCAGGTGGTGACGGGTGGCCTCTCGCCTTACTTCCTGTCCGTGTGCAAGCCCAACTACACCGGCACCGAGTGTCGCTTCAACCACCAGTTCATCGTCAACGGCAACATCTGCACGGGGAACCCGGTGATGGTGGAGAACGCCCGCAGGTCCTTCCCGTCCAAAGACGCCTCGCTGAGTGTTTACTCCGCTGTTTACCTGACG ATGTacatcaccagcaccatcaaGACCAAGTCCAGTCGTCTGGCCAAGCCCGTGCTCTGCCTGGGGACGCTCTGCTCGGCCTTCCTCACCGGCCTCAACCGGGTCTCGGAATACCGGAACCACTGTTCAGACGTAGTGGCTGGATTTATACTGGGATCCGCAGTGGCTCTGTTTCTG GGTATATGTGTGGTGAACAACTTCAGAGGAGTCCACAGTGCAGCGGTGAAGCAGAAGACTGAGGACTACCGGGGTCTGCCTCTAATGACTTTCCCCCGTGTGGAGAGTCCTCTGGAGACCCTCAGTGCACAG AACCACTCGGCGTCGATGACGGAGGTCACATGA
- the grin3a gene encoding glutamate receptor ionotropic, NMDA 3A, with protein sequence MKTVAVMTMKAAVLPPSLCVLLCALALFPPRALSHPQPCQVLKRIGHTVRVGALQVQPRLLSSAAGGGSEDADTDGAPAGGGDRWPELEKPVKTSGGAPGYGSHRSRGAANSPRGASRSRSQTRHREENTSRENRMFAPRDSVLLAAEALNRAGLLPYNLSLELVMAVGSGLGELPAFSFSSSGGPEDEDPLSFLESVCHTVIVQGVSAMVAFPRNRDEFVKLEFVSLALQVPVVSVVQREFTRQSENPLHLQMAMRTVEAPPSHLLYSLLMMNGWWDISILLCQEWDISDFLSLIKNNSRFHLGTLVNLTTTASTLALLSSSLSSSGAASDAAPSSLPLPGAAASSHASSSTPASRSDQQQALMRQLEALKEPSSTAGLVTFGCDIRDVRRLWTSAARLALPDFHWVLGDSQNVAELRTEALPLGLIAHGVMGSPSTDHYVHDSLELVARAVGRAAQENPVLALIPGTTNCMDAQQRNGSSGQYLSRFLSNTSFEGHSGFISRGSHSQKLISEAHHYIWSLQLDPLGQPTWTRLGRWRRGRVLMDQGAWPSHLGSLGGDWRRSTLHLRVVTLVEHPFVFTREVDGDGLCPAGQLCLDPLTNETSLLEGLFQNLAGPNGSVPTELKKCCYGYCIDLLEKLAEDMGFTFDLYIVGDGKYGGFKNGRWTGLVGDLLSGAAHLAVTSFSINSARSQVIDFTSPFFSTSLGILVRTRDTAAPIGAFMWPLHWSMWLGIFVSLHVTAIFLTLYEWHSPFGMTPRGRNRDRVFSFSSALNVCYAILFGRTVAIKPPKCWTGRLLMNLWAIFCLFCLSTYTANLAAVMVGEKTYEQLSGIHDPKLHHPSQGFRFATVRESSAEDYVKKSFPEMHEYMRRYNVPATPDGIHNLKADPQKLDAFIMDKALLDYEVSIDADCKTLTVGKPFAIEGYGIGLPQNSPLTSNISELVSQYKSDGFMDMLHDKWYKVVPCGKRSFAVTETLQMGIKHFSGLFVMLCVGVALSLLTTIAEHIVYKLVIPRVKEPRFKYWLHTSQRLHRALNSVFTDDKLPTVTKPEKRCNEGNNPAASWNPGDSSHCNRRRVLPQEMQNDLERPSQDPASSLPHSLPLLEKHLPIVTTSNGRSDLLGRALGQGLGPGQGPAQCRSFGVGDCGPGLGTGRNTLVQELSELEGQIQVIKQQLQTALRRKRELEQYQSENQQANQTAPSQASTHQSNQFAPYAQSHQQTNQHTNTLPEF encoded by the exons ATGAAGACAGTGGCGGTGATGACGATGAAAGCCGCCGTGCTGCCGCCGTCGTTATGCGTTCTCCTGTGCGCCCTGGCGTTGTTCCCGCCGCGCGCACTCTCGCACCCGCAGCCGTGCCAAGTGTTGAAGCGGATCGGCCACACGGTTCGGGTGGGGGCTCTGCAAGTTCAGCCCCGCTTGCTCTCCTCCGCGGCCGGCGGCGGCTCTGAGGACGCGGACACCGACGGGGCGCCGGCGGGCGGCGGAGATCGGTGGCCGGAGTTGGAGAAGCCGGTGAAAACAAGTGGCGGCGCGCCCGGATACGGGAGCCACAGGAGTCGAGGCGCCGCAAACAGCCCGCGGGGAGCGAGTCGGAGTAGGAGTCAGACGCGGCACCGTGAGGAAAATACCTCGAGGGAGAACCGCATGTTCGCACCCCGAGATTCGGTCCTGCTGGCGGCGGAGGCTCTGAACCGGGCCGGGCTGCTTCCCTACAATTTATCCCTGGAACTTGTGATGGCCGTTGGGTCCGGGCTCGGCGAGCTGCCcgccttctccttctcctcctcgggGGGACCCGAGGACGAGGACCCGCTGTCTTTTCTGGAGAGCGTGTGTCACACCGTGATCGTGCAGGGGGTTTCCGCAATGGTCGCCTTCCCACGGAACCGGGACGAGTTCGTCAAGCTGGAGTTCGTCTCCCTGGCGCTCCAGGTGCCCGTCGTCAGTGTTGTGCAGAGGGAGTTCACGCGTCAGAGTGAg AATCCTCTCCACCTCCAAATGGCGATGCGGACCGTGGAGGCTCCGCCGTCCCATCTCCTCTATTCCCTGCTGATGATGAATGGCTGGTGGGACATCAGCATTCTGCTCTGCCAGGAATGGGACATTAGCGACTTCCTCTCCCTCATCAAAAACAATTCCCGTTTCCACTTGGGCACTCTGGTCAACCTGACGACCACGGCCTCAACCTTGGCCCTGTTGTCATCTTCACTCTCGTCCTCCGGAGCGGCGTCGGACGCCGCGCCGTCGTCTCTGCCTCTTCCCGGCGCCGCTGCCTCGTCCCACGCGTCTTCATCCACACCCGCGTCTAGATCAGATCAACAGCAGGCTCTGATGCGGCAGCTGGAGGCCCTGAAGGAACCGTCATCCACGGCGGGGCTGGTGACATTTGGATGCGACATCCGGGACGTGCGGCGCCTGTGGACCTCGGCCGCTCGCTTGGCGCTGCCGGACTTCCACTGGGTCCTGGGCGACAGCCAGAACGTGGCCGAGCTGAGGACGGAGGCGTTGCCTCTGGGGCTCATAGCACACGGCGTCATGGGATCCCCTTCCACGGATCACTACGTGCACGACTCGCTGGAGCTGGTGGCGCGGGCCGTGGGCCGAGCGGCTCAGGAGAACCCGGTCCTGGCGCTGATCCCTGGAACTACGAACTGCATGGATGCACAGCAGAGGAACGGCAGCTCGGGCCAGTACTTGTCAAG ATTTCTATCCAACACATCGTTCGAGGGCCACAGCGGCTTCATATCCAGAGGCAGTCACAGCCAGAAGCTCATCTCAGAAGCCCATCACTACATCTGGTCCCTGCAGCTGGACCCCCTCGGCCAGCCAACCTGGACCCGCCTGGGACGCTGGCGCAGGGggagggttctgatggaccAGGGGGCGTGGCCAAGCCACTTGGGTTCCTTAGGAGGCGACTGGCGCCGCTCCACGCTGCATCTGCGGGTAGTGACTCTGGTGGAGCACCCGTTTGTGTTTACACGGGAGGTGGACGGGGACGGgttgtgtcctgcaggtcaGCTGTGCCTTGACCCGCTCACTAACGAAACTTCACTTTTGGAAGGACTTTTTCAAAACCTCGCAGGACCCAACGGGTCAGTTCCCACTGAGCTGAAGAAGTGTTGCTACGGCTACTGCATCGACCTGCTGGAGAAACTAGCGGAGGACATGggcttcacctttgacctctacaTCGTTGGCGATGGGAAGTACGGGGGGTTTAAGAACGGCCGCTGGACGGGCCTGGTGGGAGACCTGCTCAGTGGCGCCGCCCACTTGGCAGTGACTTCATTTAGCATTAACTCCGCCAGAAGCCAGGTCATTGACTTCACGTCTCCCTTCTTCTCCACCAGTCTGGGAATTCTG GTCCGCACCCGTGACACAGCTGCCCCCATCGGGGCCTTCATGTGGCCCCTGCACTGGTCCATGTGGCTGGGCATCTTCGTGTCCCTTCACGTCACCGCCATCTTCCTCACGCTGTACGAGTGGCACAGCCCGTTCGGCATGACGCCGCGCGGGCGCAACCGCGACCgcgtcttctccttctcctcggcGCTCAACGTGTGCTACGCCATCCTCTTCGGGAGGACGGTCGCCATCAAGCCGCCCAAGTGCTGGACCGGCCGCCTGCTGATGAACCTCTGGGCCatcttctgtttgttctgtctgtcgACCTACACTGCGAACCTGGCTGCCGTCATGGTCGGGGAGAAGACGTACGAACAGCTGTCAGGGATACACGACCCAAAG TTGCACCATCCCTCTCAGGGATTCCGCTTTGCTACAGTGAGAGAAAGCAGCGCAGAGGACTACGTCAAAAAGAGTTTCCCCGAGATGCACGAGTACATGAGACGATACAACGTCCCAGCGACGCCAGACGGCATACATAATCTCAA AGCTGACCCTCAGAAGCTGGATGCATTCATCATGGACAAGGCGCTGCTGGACTATGAGGTCTCCATAGATGCAGACTGCAAAACACTAACCGTCGGGAAACCCTTTGCAATAGAAG GTTACGGCATCGGCCTTCCTCAGAACTCTCCGCTCACCTCCAACATCTCCGAGCTTGTTAGTCAGTACAAGTCGGACGGCTTCATGGACATGCTGCATGACAAATGGTACAAGGTCGTGCCCTGTGGGAAGCGCAGCTTTGCTGTCACTGAG aCGCTGCAGATGGGTATCAAGCACTTCTCCGGGCTGTTTGTGATGCTCTGCGTGGGCGTGGCCTTATCCTTACTGACCACGATAGCGGAACACATTGTGTACAAGCTGGTGATACCGAGGGTCAAGGAGCCGCGCTTCAAATACTGGCTGCATACGAGCCAG AGATTACACCGAGCACTCAACTCAGTCTTCACCGATGACAAACTACCAACTGTTACAAAGCCTGAGAAGAG GTGCAATGAAGGAAACAATCCGGCAGCGTCGTGGAAccctggtgactcatcccactGCAACAGACGCAGGGTTCTGCCGCAGGAAATGCAGAACGACCTGGAACGACCATCCCAGGATCCTGCTTCTTCACTGCCTCATTCTCTTCCCCTGCTGGAGAAGCACCTGCCCATAGTGACCACTTCCAACGGCCGGTCTGACCTACTGGGCCGAgcactgggacaaggactgggGCCCGGACAAGGCCCTGCACAGTGCCGGAGCTTTGGTGTGGGTGACTGTGGTCCGGGTCTGGGTACCGGACGGAACACACTTGTTCAGGAGCTGTCAGAACTGGAGGGCCAAATCCAAGTGatcaagcagcagctgcagacagccttgaggaggaagagagagctAGAACAGTACCAGTCAGAAAACCAGCAAGCAAACCAGACTGCGCCCAGTCAGGCCAGTACACACCAGTCCAATCAGTTTGCTCCGTATGCACAGTCCCACCAGCAGACTAACCAACACACGAACACTCTTCCGGAGTTCTGA